One region of Glycine max cultivar Williams 82 chromosome 9, Glycine_max_v4.0, whole genome shotgun sequence genomic DNA includes:
- the LOC102667154 gene encoding PLASMODESMATA CALLOSE-BINDING PROTEIN 2 encodes MGVRSWPLVLFSLCLFCNSGLSIATTFREEEHQEISYEFGTKLDAVPVVNPTTPGTANSFPTLNPTTTPQAPGSTGQTTPTTPYMTPINPYTNPTTPKTSPTNPYSNPTTPTMAPPSPTTTTTTPTTPTTPTTTASSGGQWCIASQSAAENTLKVALDYACGYGADCSAIQPGASCYNPNTLKDHASYAFNDYYQKNPAPTSCAFGGTATLTNKDPSNGNCRYTSSKTPSMSPPTPTYVSPPNPPSTMTPTTPTTMTPSAPSTMTPTTPGIMTPTAPGMTTIPGGASVYGTGPAGSPNTATSASHSEVLLLTLFGLWASIRVEIYI; translated from the exons ATGGGAGTTAGAAGTTGGCCCCTTGTGTTGTTCTCCTTGTGTCTATTCTGCAATTCAG GCCTAAGTATAGCCACAACATTCAGAGAAGAAGAGCACCAAGAAATCTCATATGAATTTGGTACCAAGTTGGATGCAGTTCCTGTAGTAAACCCTACAACTCCAGGCACAGCAAATTCATTTCCTACACTAAATCCAACAACAACTCCTCAAGCACCTGGCTCAACAGGACAAACCACACCCACAACCCCATACATGACCCCTATAAACCCTTACACAAACCCCACAACACCAAAAACAAGCCCTACAAACCCATACTCAAACCCTACAACTCCAACTATGGCTCCACCTAGCccaactactactactactactccGACAACCCCAACCACTCCGACTACTACTGCATCATCAGGTGGTCAATGGTGTATTGCAAGCCAATCAGCTGCAGAGAACACTCTAAAGGTGGCTCTTGACTATGCTTGTGGCTATGGTGCTGACTGTTCTGCAATTCAACCTGGAGCAAGTTGTTACAACCCAAATACTTTGAAAGACCATGCTTCTTATGCATTCAATGACTACTACCAGAAGAATCCGGCTCCTACAAGCTGTGCGTTCGGAGGAACTGCCACACTTACAAACAAGGATCCTA GTAATGGGAACTGCCGCTATACATCATCCAAAACACCAAG CATGAGTCCACCAACACCAACTTATGTAAGCCCCCCAAATCCACCAAGCACAATGACCCCAACTACACCAACTACCATGACCCCATCTGCACCAAGCACTATGACACCAACTACACCAGGGATCATGACCCCAACTGCACCAGGCATGACAACAATTCCTGGTGGAGCATCAGTCTATGGCACTGGACCAGCAGGAAGCCCCAACACAGCAACATCTGCTTCACATTCTGAAGTGCTTCTACTCACCTTATTCGGCTTGTGGGCTTCAATTCGTGTAGAAATTTACATCTAG
- the LOC106794347 gene encoding uncharacterized protein, whose product MRSDTYTGSRGRTSFVLIGYERSDSTYKTNRYRFTLLDIVGVTPTGMTFSTGFAYLEGERVDNLVWALERFHIDKNVKAKCKSLIGQKNTLDYVMDSWGNLVDCPLEQEFLEHLQRVESVHWSLKRILQNSVADLYSVWDAMNNMMTLQHTEIRASFEISTHVVGHVFKKTLYKRLLGMVSRTTLGLPCACELQRYDGGSIPLDAVHMYWSRLNFSDQGLCEAKVSIKEEIDRIHKRFEELDVCGKVTFKSKLREFAFLDETSMCPPPTKVKTKGAPKKVMKRSERSTKRDPSYWEYVDAYHSVQNSNTSVRPNASSFEPPKPARMIPMLDQFSPFMHGFIEDVVDVKTDGSCGYRSVFALLRMGEECWAMMRNKLIKEIGKWSQDYIKILGGTERYEQLRLSLHVDGLSKVSMDKWMDIMDMGYVIASRYNVILVSLSRQQSFTFFPLRSRPPADSAAHRIIYVSHVFDSHFV is encoded by the exons ATGAGGTCTGATACATATACTGGTAGTAGAGGAAGaacttcatttgtgttaattgggtaTGAAAGGAGCG acagtacctacaaaacaaataggtacaggTTCACATTGCTTGACATTGTGGGGGTGACACCAACCGGGATGACTTTCTCtactgggtttgcatatctggagggtgaGCGCGTGGACAATCTTGTATGGGCATTGGAACG gtttcacatagacaagaatgtgaaggcaaagtgTAAATCACTAATTGGTCAGAAGAATACCTtggactatgtaatggatagCTGGGGTAACCTGGTAGATTGTCCTTTGGAACAGGAGTTCCTTGAGCACCTTCAAAG ggttgaatctgttCATTGGTCTTTGAAAAGGATATTACAGAATAGCGTTGCAGACCTCTatagtgtttgggatgcaatgaacaacatgatgacgCTGCAGCACACTGAAATTAGAGCATCATTCGAAATAAGTACGCATGTCGTTGGTCATGTTTTTaagaaaaccttatacaagaggcttctggGAATGGTGTCAAG AACCACGCtaggtcttccttgtgcatgcgAGCTACAAAGGTATGATGGTGGCAGCATCCCACTGGATGCAGTCCATATGTACTGGAGCAGACTTAATTTTTCAGACCAGGGGCTATGTGAGGCCAAAGTgagcatcaaggaagagattGATAGAATACATAAAAGATTTGAGGAACTTGATGTTTGCGGGAAAGTTACTTTCAAGAGTAAACTCCGAGAATTCGCATTTCTCGATGAGAcctctatgtgccctcctccaACAAAGGTTAAGACGAAAGGTGCCCCAAAAAAGGTAATGAAAAGAAGCGAAAGATCGACAAAGCGTGATCCATCttattgggagtatgttgatgcttatcATTCGGTTCAAAACAGCAACACCTCAGTCAGACCCAATGCATCATCTTTTGAACCACCGAAGCCAGCAAGGATGATCcccatgttggatcaattttcGCCATTTATGCATGGTTTCATTGAGGATGTTGTTGATGTGAAAACAGATGGTAGTTGTGGATATCGGTCAGTTTTCGCTTTGTTACGTATGGGAGAAGAGTGTTGGGCCATGATGCGTAACAAATTGATTAAAGAAATTGGCAAATGGTCGCAAGACTACATAAAGATCTTAGGTGGCACGGAGAGATATGAACAGCTGAGGTTGTCCCTACACGTGGATGGGTTATCCAAG GTTAGTATGGACAAATGGATGGATATAATGGATATGGGATATGTAATTGCGTCAAGatataatgtaatccttgtatcgttgtcacGACAACAGAGCTTCACATTTTTTCCTCTCAGAAGTCGACCACCAGCCGATTCTGCTGCGCACCGCATAATATACGTCAGTCATGTGTTTGACAGTCATTTTGTTTAG